One genomic region from Nitrososphaerales archaeon encodes:
- a CDS encoding KEOPS complex subunit Pcc1 — protein MSYSHTPFIKKIEVEISVKLDEAYLESVYRALMPEVVVKRSTELKVNKEGDKLWLYINGDSISQIRAVINSYLRLIKVANEVLSITTYK, from the coding sequence TTGAGTTATTCACATACACCTTTTATTAAAAAGATCGAGGTAGAAATCTCTGTAAAGCTTGATGAAGCTTACTTAGAGAGTGTCTACAGAGCTTTAATGCCCGAAGTGGTAGTAAAGCGCTCCACAGAGTTAAAAGTGAATAAAGAGGGTGATAAACTCTGGTTATACATAAATGGTGATAGTATTTCTCAAATTCGTGCAGTGATCAACTCATATCTGAGATTGATTAAAGTAGCGAACGAAGTTTTATCCATCACAACTTATAAGTAA
- a CDS encoding 50S ribosomal protein L37, with protein MGRGKVTSSLPGLGAKYGATLRKRYSKVIRLLKSKRRCPQCGSLRFKRIAIGIWGCPICNFKVAGGAYDISVESIQS; from the coding sequence ATGGGAAGGGGTAAAGTGACATCCAGTTTACCGGGATTGGGTGCAAAGTATGGTGCTACACTGAGAAAACGGTATAGTAAAGTAATTAGACTTTTAAAGTCGAAAAGAAGATGCCCACAATGCGGTTCACTTAGATTTAAAAGGATAGCGATAGGAATATGGGGATGTCCGATCTGCAACTTTAAAGTCGCCGGTGGCGCATACGACATATCTGTAGAATCGATTCAAAGTTGA
- the rrp42 gene encoding exosome complex protein Rrp42, with amino-acid sequence MAAKKSMIVERLRKAQMIECISKGKRLDGRGLLDYRPIVIETGIIEKAEGSAKVSIGNTQVIAGVKVEVSEPFPDTPNEGLLVVNAEVLPLASPYTEPGPPDEDAIELARVVDRGIRASGMIDLSKLVLVEGEKVIAIYVDVSMLDLDGNLFDATSYAVVSSLLTARIPKFKVSNEGKVVKLDEYVPLPIRTLPISVTMARIGDALIVDPTHEEELVMDARITLTIDSEGNLCAGQKGCSGVLSFEQIKLACETAIVKSKEIREIIKKATGYGKG; translated from the coding sequence ATGGCAGCGAAGAAATCGATGATCGTAGAACGGTTAAGAAAGGCCCAAATGATAGAATGTATATCAAAAGGGAAGAGGTTAGATGGCCGTGGCCTTCTCGATTACAGACCGATTGTGATAGAAACGGGGATCATCGAGAAAGCCGAGGGTTCAGCGAAGGTGAGCATCGGTAATACACAGGTAATTGCAGGGGTTAAAGTTGAGGTGAGCGAACCATTTCCCGATACCCCCAACGAAGGGCTTTTAGTTGTGAATGCGGAAGTCTTACCACTTGCATCACCCTACACCGAACCTGGCCCTCCGGATGAAGATGCTATAGAGTTGGCAAGGGTTGTGGATAGGGGTATTCGAGCATCTGGAATGATCGACCTATCAAAACTGGTTTTAGTAGAAGGTGAAAAAGTCATTGCAATATATGTCGATGTGAGTATGTTAGATTTGGATGGTAATCTCTTCGATGCAACATCTTATGCAGTAGTATCGTCCCTTCTCACCGCTCGAATCCCTAAATTCAAAGTCTCAAACGAAGGAAAGGTTGTGAAGTTAGATGAATATGTTCCATTGCCTATAAGAACGTTACCAATATCTGTAACGATGGCAAGAATCGGTGATGCACTTATCGTAGATCCCACCCATGAGGAGGAGTTGGTCATGGATGCAAGAATTACCCTCACCATCGATAGTGAAGGGAATTTATGTGCAGGGCAGAAAGGATGCTCCGGTGTTTTATCCTTTGAACAGATCAAACTCGCCTGCGAAACTGCAATAGTTAAAAGTAAGGAGATCAGAGAGATAATAAAGAAGGCGACCGGATATGGGAAGGGGTAA